From a single Sinomonas atrocyanea genomic region:
- a CDS encoding glycoside hydrolase family 15 protein: MVAGAEEFPPHVLREYAMLADGERAALLGPRGDIVWMCAPQWHDDAVFSSMLGGTGCFAVTPTDPRFVWGGRYEDGTLIWVSRWITPAGIVECREALAYPGDPHRAIILRRIRAVKGPAEVRVVVDVRAGFGRHRMSRLKEDAEGVWSAGTGPLRIRLTGGAGAKAVDGALEFTVRLEEGARHDLVLEVSDAELPSDPVRPDETWSATEYGWHQEVPQFENTIASDDARQSYAVLRGLTGAGGAMVAAATMGLPERAEQRRNYDYRYAWIRDQCFTGIAVASCKEFPLLDDAVAFVAARLQEDGPQMRPAYTVDGGRVPDEHDIGLPGYPGGSGRAGNWVNGQFQLDAFGEALLLFASAADHDRLDLDQWKAAEIAVEAIAQRHAEPDAGMWELEPARWAHSRLMCAAGLRAIGRHAPVRQGSRWTSQADELIADVTKDCLHPSGRWQRAPHDERVDAALLRPVLRGALAPQDPRSVATLAAIREELAQHGYVYRFRQDERPLAQSEGAFLLCGFDLAMALHQSDHPIDAARFFERNRAACGTSGLFTEEYDVEQRQLRGNFPQAFVHAAMLEASRRLADEPPPWGGLNA; this comes from the coding sequence CTGCACTGCTCGGGCCCCGCGGGGACATCGTGTGGATGTGCGCGCCGCAGTGGCACGACGACGCGGTCTTCTCCTCGATGCTCGGGGGAACCGGCTGCTTCGCCGTGACGCCCACCGATCCCAGATTCGTCTGGGGAGGCCGCTACGAGGACGGGACACTGATCTGGGTCAGCCGCTGGATCACGCCCGCCGGGATCGTGGAATGCCGCGAGGCCCTCGCCTACCCCGGCGACCCCCACCGGGCCATCATCCTGCGGCGCATCCGCGCGGTGAAGGGCCCCGCGGAAGTGCGCGTGGTGGTCGACGTGCGCGCCGGGTTCGGCCGGCACCGGATGTCCCGCCTGAAGGAGGATGCCGAGGGCGTCTGGAGTGCGGGCACGGGGCCGCTGCGCATCAGGCTCACGGGTGGCGCCGGTGCGAAGGCGGTGGACGGTGCCCTCGAGTTCACCGTCCGGCTCGAGGAGGGCGCCCGGCACGACCTCGTCCTCGAGGTCTCCGACGCGGAGCTCCCGTCCGACCCGGTCCGGCCGGACGAGACCTGGAGCGCCACCGAGTACGGCTGGCACCAGGAGGTGCCCCAGTTCGAGAACACGATCGCATCCGACGACGCCCGGCAGTCCTACGCGGTGCTCCGCGGCCTCACCGGGGCCGGGGGCGCGATGGTCGCCGCGGCCACCATGGGCCTGCCCGAGCGGGCGGAGCAGCGGCGGAACTACGACTACCGCTACGCCTGGATCCGGGACCAGTGCTTCACCGGGATCGCCGTCGCCTCGTGCAAGGAGTTCCCTCTCCTGGACGACGCCGTCGCGTTCGTCGCCGCGAGGCTCCAGGAGGACGGCCCGCAGATGCGCCCGGCCTACACGGTCGACGGCGGCCGCGTGCCCGACGAGCACGACATCGGCCTCCCGGGCTACCCGGGCGGGTCAGGGAGGGCCGGGAACTGGGTCAACGGGCAGTTCCAGCTCGATGCCTTCGGGGAGGCCCTCCTGCTGTTCGCCAGCGCGGCCGACCACGACCGGCTCGATCTGGACCAGTGGAAGGCCGCGGAGATCGCGGTGGAGGCGATCGCCCAGCGGCACGCGGAGCCGGATGCCGGGATGTGGGAGCTCGAGCCCGCGCGCTGGGCGCACTCGCGGCTGATGTGCGCCGCGGGGCTGCGGGCCATTGGCCGGCACGCCCCCGTCCGGCAGGGCTCCCGCTGGACCTCCCAGGCCGACGAGCTCATCGCCGACGTCACGAAGGACTGCCTCCACCCCAGCGGCCGCTGGCAGCGCGCCCCCCACGACGAGCGGGTCGACGCCGCACTCCTGCGGCCGGTGCTCCGCGGAGCCCTCGCGCCCCAGGACCCGCGCTCCGTCGCGACGCTGGCCGCCATCCGCGAGGAGCTGGCCCAGCACGGGTACGTCTACCGGTTCCGGCAGGACGAGCGGCCCCTGGCGCAGTCCGAGGGGGCCTTCCTGCTGTGCGGATTCGACCTCGCGATGGCCCTCCACCAGAGCGACCACCCCATTGACGCCGCACGGTTCTTCGAGCGGAACCGCGCCGCGTGCGGCACGTCGGGGCTGTTCACGGAGGAGTACGACGTCGAGCAGCGGCAGCTGCGCGGGAACTTCCCCCAGGCCTTCGTCCACGCCGCGATGCTCGAGGCGTCCCGCCGGCTCGCGGACGAGCCGCCGCCCTGGGGAGGCCTCAACGCCTGA
- a CDS encoding COG4705 family protein, which yields MTRPGPGPTDASARLQQAPALRKVPEVTVAFWAAKLLTTALGESASDALVTTVDPYLAVAGAFVLFAAALALQLRVRRYIPWVYWAAVAMVAVFGTMAADVLHVVLGAAYAASAAGFAVVLAAVFWLWHRNEGTLSIHSVAAGRSELFYWAAVCATFALGTAAGDLLAYTAGLGFLTAGIVFAALFAVPLLSRRSVGLPETAAFWLAYILTRPLGASFADWTGKGPEVGGLGWGDGPVAAALLILIMFFVGGLQRRQATATP from the coding sequence ATGACTCGTCCCGGACCCGGCCCCACCGACGCCAGTGCCCGCCTCCAGCAGGCCCCCGCCCTCCGGAAGGTCCCCGAGGTCACCGTGGCGTTCTGGGCGGCGAAGCTCCTTACGACGGCCCTGGGCGAATCGGCCTCGGACGCCCTGGTGACCACGGTGGACCCGTACCTCGCCGTGGCCGGCGCCTTCGTCCTCTTCGCGGCGGCGCTCGCCCTCCAGCTGCGCGTGCGCCGGTACATCCCGTGGGTCTACTGGGCGGCGGTGGCCATGGTCGCCGTGTTCGGGACCATGGCCGCGGACGTCCTCCATGTGGTCCTCGGGGCCGCGTATGCGGCCTCGGCCGCCGGGTTCGCCGTGGTGCTCGCCGCGGTCTTCTGGCTCTGGCACCGCAACGAGGGGACGCTGTCCATCCACAGTGTGGCCGCCGGCCGGTCCGAGCTGTTCTACTGGGCGGCGGTCTGTGCCACCTTCGCCCTCGGGACGGCGGCCGGGGACCTCCTCGCCTACACCGCGGGGCTCGGGTTCCTCACGGCGGGCATCGTCTTCGCGGCCCTGTTCGCGGTCCCCCTGCTCAGCCGCCGCTCGGTGGGGCTGCCCGAGACCGCCGCGTTCTGGCTGGCCTACATCCTCACGCGCCCGCTCGGCGCCTCGTTCGCGGACTGGACCGGCAAGGGGCCGGAGGTGGGGGGCCTCGGCTGGGGGGACGGGCCGGTGGCGGCCGCGCTCCTGATCCTCATCATGTTCTTCGTCGGCGGCCTCCAGCGGCGGCAGGCCACAGCGACGCCGTGA
- the mgrA gene encoding L-glyceraldehyde 3-phosphate reductase, giving the protein MSYTAADDRYDRMEYRFTGRSGLKLPALSLGLWQNFGNDRPEGTQRAILRRAFDRGVTHFDLANNYGPPYGRAEENMGRYLRDDFAPYRDELVISTKAGYDMWPGPYGQGGGSRKYVLASLDQSLKRLGLDYVDIFYSHRFDSETPVEETMMALDTAVRSGRALYVGISSYSAAKTREAAEIARELGTPLLIHQPSYSMLNRWIEEDLLDELATQGMGCIVFTALAQGVLTDRYLDGIPSDSRAARKGSTIQEGHLDERTLAHVRRLNDIAAARGQKLAQLALQWALRDSRVTSAVIGASSVEQLDTNLDALSGPPLTEEELNAIDRDAVDAGVNLWAKQTQE; this is encoded by the coding sequence ATGTCCTACACAGCAGCCGATGACCGCTATGACCGCATGGAGTACCGCTTCACCGGCAGGAGCGGACTCAAGCTCCCCGCCCTCTCGCTCGGGCTGTGGCAGAACTTCGGCAACGACCGGCCCGAGGGGACCCAGCGCGCCATCCTGCGCCGGGCCTTCGACCGCGGCGTGACCCACTTCGACCTCGCCAACAACTACGGGCCGCCGTACGGCCGCGCCGAGGAGAACATGGGCCGGTACCTGCGCGACGACTTCGCGCCGTACCGCGACGAGCTCGTCATCTCCACGAAGGCCGGCTACGACATGTGGCCCGGGCCGTACGGTCAGGGCGGCGGATCGCGGAAGTACGTCCTCGCGAGCCTGGACCAGTCGCTCAAGCGGCTCGGCCTCGACTACGTGGACATCTTCTACAGCCACCGCTTCGACTCCGAGACCCCGGTCGAGGAGACCATGATGGCCCTCGACACCGCGGTCCGCTCCGGGCGCGCGCTGTACGTCGGCATCTCCTCCTACTCCGCCGCGAAGACCCGGGAGGCCGCGGAGATCGCCCGCGAGCTCGGCACGCCCCTGCTCATCCACCAGCCCTCCTACTCGATGCTCAACCGCTGGATCGAGGAGGACCTCCTCGACGAGCTCGCCACCCAGGGCATGGGCTGCATCGTCTTCACCGCCCTCGCCCAGGGGGTGCTCACCGACCGGTACCTGGACGGCATCCCCTCGGACTCGCGCGCCGCCCGGAAGGGCTCGACCATCCAGGAGGGCCACCTCGACGAGCGCACCCTCGCCCACGTGCGCCGGCTCAACGACATCGCCGCCGCGCGGGGCCAGAAGCTCGCCCAGCTCGCCCTGCAGTGGGCGCTGCGCGACTCCCGGGTGACCTCGGCCGTGATCGGCGCCTCCTCCGTCGAGCAGCTCGACACCAACCTCGATGCGCTCTCCGGTCCGCCCCTGACGGAGGAGGAGCTCAACGCGATCGACCGCGACGCCGTCGACGCCGGCGTGAACCTCTGGGCCAAGCAGACCCAGGAGTAG
- a CDS encoding MMPL family transporter, with protein MTTFRRRLRWLFPALLVLAWFALSGLGGPTFGKLSSVSSSDQATFLPASAESTEVRAWQEKFTASTAIPALVVVEKDGTLSRDDLAALAPLGAKLASVAGVAPPAAGAPSSVVGPIPSKDSRAAEFIVPVADADQVRAVVSGLREAAGTVPAGLRAYVTGPAGLTADLVSAFGGIDGILLLVAVGAVFVILALVYRSVVLPFVVLFSAIAALCGAILAIYWFAKAGWITLNGQSQGILSILVIGAATDYALLLVARYREALHAVESRWDAMRRAWRAAFEPILASGATVILALLCLLFSDLNSNRSLGPIAAMGIAFSLLSSLTFLPALLVLCGRSAFWPLRPAYDAGPAARRHAAPSARAGAAAVPVGLEDVRGLWRRVGGLIARRPRTTWIVALVLLGLGAAGLPQLKANGVEQTQLVLTATDSVAGQQALARHFDAGTGSPVVVVASEDRAADVLKKVQDTPGISSASVYAGATAPGAPGTAASAAVVRDGRVLVNAVLASQPDSADAERTVTDLRSSLDAVDPQALVGGVTAIALDTNLTAQADLRRIIPLVLGVILLVLILLLRSIVAPLILIGSVVLSYAAALGVSALVFNHVFGFPGADAAVPLFGFVFLVALGVDYNIFLMTRVREESLAHGTRPGILRGLSLTGGVITSAGVVLAATFAALGVIPILFLVQIAFIVAFGVLLDTVVVRSLLVPAVAYDVGRAIWWPSRPARTPASPDGPASPAPPSETSGTSGTRGHVPASWGQV; from the coding sequence ATGACGACGTTCCGGCGGCGCCTGCGCTGGCTCTTCCCTGCCCTCCTTGTCCTCGCCTGGTTCGCGCTCAGCGGGCTCGGCGGCCCGACCTTCGGCAAGCTCTCCTCCGTCTCGAGCAGCGACCAGGCGACCTTCCTGCCCGCGAGCGCGGAGTCCACGGAGGTGCGCGCCTGGCAGGAGAAGTTCACGGCCTCCACCGCGATCCCCGCGCTCGTCGTCGTGGAGAAGGACGGCACGCTCTCCCGGGACGACCTGGCCGCGCTCGCCCCCCTGGGCGCCAAGCTCGCGTCCGTGGCGGGCGTGGCCCCGCCCGCCGCCGGGGCGCCGTCGAGCGTCGTGGGCCCCATCCCGTCCAAGGACAGCCGCGCGGCCGAGTTCATCGTCCCGGTCGCGGACGCGGACCAGGTCCGAGCCGTCGTCTCCGGCCTGCGGGAGGCGGCCGGCACCGTGCCGGCGGGCCTGCGCGCCTACGTGACGGGCCCGGCCGGGCTCACCGCGGACCTCGTCTCGGCCTTCGGCGGGATCGACGGGATCCTCCTGCTCGTCGCGGTCGGCGCGGTGTTCGTGATCCTCGCGCTCGTCTACCGCTCCGTGGTGCTGCCCTTCGTGGTGCTGTTCTCCGCGATCGCCGCGCTGTGCGGGGCGATCCTCGCCATCTACTGGTTCGCGAAGGCCGGGTGGATCACGCTCAACGGCCAGAGCCAGGGCATCCTCTCGATCCTCGTGATCGGCGCGGCGACGGACTACGCGCTGCTCCTCGTGGCCCGCTACCGCGAGGCGCTCCACGCGGTCGAATCCCGCTGGGACGCCATGCGCCGGGCCTGGCGCGCCGCGTTCGAGCCGATCCTGGCCTCCGGTGCCACGGTGATCCTGGCCCTGCTGTGCCTGCTCTTCTCCGACCTGAACTCCAACCGCAGCCTCGGACCGATCGCCGCGATGGGCATCGCCTTCTCGCTCCTGTCCTCGCTCACGTTCCTGCCCGCGCTGCTGGTCCTGTGCGGCCGCTCCGCCTTCTGGCCGCTGCGTCCCGCGTACGACGCCGGGCCCGCGGCTCGGCGGCACGCCGCACCGTCCGCGCGGGCCGGGGCGGCTGCCGTTCCCGTGGGCCTCGAGGACGTGCGGGGCCTGTGGCGGCGGGTCGGCGGCCTGATCGCCCGGCGGCCGCGCACCACGTGGATCGTGGCCCTCGTGCTCCTCGGTCTCGGCGCCGCCGGGCTCCCCCAGCTCAAGGCCAACGGGGTCGAGCAGACCCAGCTCGTGCTCACGGCCACCGATTCCGTGGCCGGCCAGCAGGCGCTCGCCCGCCACTTCGACGCCGGCACCGGCAGCCCCGTGGTGGTCGTGGCCTCCGAGGACCGCGCGGCCGACGTCCTCAAGAAGGTCCAGGACACCCCCGGCATCAGCTCGGCCTCGGTCTATGCCGGTGCCACGGCGCCCGGTGCGCCGGGCACGGCGGCGAGTGCCGCCGTCGTGCGCGACGGGCGGGTGCTGGTCAACGCCGTGCTCGCGAGCCAGCCCGACTCCGCCGACGCCGAGCGGACGGTGACCGACCTGCGGTCCTCGCTCGACGCCGTCGACCCCCAGGCCCTCGTGGGCGGCGTGACCGCGATCGCGCTCGACACCAACCTCACGGCCCAGGCGGACCTGCGCAGGATCATCCCGCTCGTGCTCGGGGTGATCCTGCTCGTGCTGATCCTGCTGCTGCGCTCGATCGTGGCGCCGCTGATCCTCATCGGCTCGGTGGTGCTCTCCTACGCCGCCGCGCTCGGGGTCTCGGCGCTCGTCTTCAACCACGTGTTCGGGTTCCCCGGGGCGGACGCCGCGGTGCCGCTGTTCGGGTTCGTGTTCCTCGTGGCCCTCGGCGTGGACTACAACATCTTCCTCATGACCCGGGTGCGGGAGGAGTCCCTCGCGCACGGGACGCGCCCGGGGATCCTGCGCGGGCTCTCCCTGACGGGCGGGGTGATCACGTCCGCGGGCGTCGTGCTCGCGGCCACGTTCGCCGCGCTCGGGGTCATCCCGATCCTCTTCCTCGTGCAGATCGCGTTCATCGTCGCGTTCGGCGTGCTCCTGGACACCGTGGTGGTGCGGTCGCTGCTCGTGCCGGCCGTGGCCTACGACGTGGGGCGGGCGATCTGGTGGCCCTCGCGCCCGGCCAGGACGCCCGCCTCCCCCGACGGCCCGGCGTCGCCGGCCCCGCCGTCCGAGACGTCCGGGACGTCCGGGACGCGGGGTCACGTCCCAGCGTCCTGGGGTCAGGTCTGA
- a CDS encoding SDR family oxidoreductase has product MSRVIAVTGATGYIGGRLVPRLLAAGNRVRVLTRDTSKLRDVPWGQDVEVVTGSLDDPQAAAALCAGAEVAYYLVHSMGSHADDDFPARERACAQTLATAARDAGVQRIVYLSGLNPGTRLSRHLASRTEVGRILLESGVPAAVLQAGLVIGSGSASFEMVRHLTDVLPVMPAPRWVLNRVQPIAVRDALHYLEAAADLPSDVNRAFDIGGPDVLTYADMMRGYAKAAGLRPPVILALPVLTPWLAAQWVNLVTPIPRALAIPLVESLQNDCVVREHSIDAYVPRPEGGLTSYQRAVELALGKIAKGEVETTWASSSPLDAPSDPLPSDPGWSGGTVFTDVRTEASTAPPERLWEVVEGIGGENGWYSFPLAWAVRGWIDKAVGGVGLRRGRRNPHRLQLGEALDWWRVEALEPGRLLRLRAEMRVPGRAWLEMTVEPRGTGSTYSQRAVFVPHGLAGRLYWFSVLPFHGVIFRGMASRIAAAAEAERSAPAPAAPAAPAASAAPAAPAAPREDHP; this is encoded by the coding sequence ATGAGCCGCGTCATCGCCGTCACCGGCGCCACCGGGTACATCGGCGGCCGCCTCGTCCCCCGCCTCCTCGCCGCCGGCAACCGCGTCCGCGTGCTGACGCGGGACACCTCCAAGCTGCGCGACGTGCCCTGGGGGCAGGACGTCGAGGTGGTCACCGGCAGCCTCGACGATCCCCAGGCGGCCGCCGCGCTGTGCGCCGGGGCCGAGGTGGCCTACTACCTCGTGCACTCCATGGGCAGCCACGCCGACGACGACTTCCCGGCCCGCGAGCGCGCATGCGCCCAGACGCTCGCCACCGCCGCGCGGGACGCCGGAGTGCAGCGGATCGTCTACCTCAGCGGCCTCAACCCGGGCACCAGGCTCAGCCGCCATCTCGCCTCCCGCACCGAGGTGGGAAGGATCCTCCTGGAGTCCGGGGTGCCCGCCGCCGTGCTGCAGGCCGGGCTCGTGATCGGCTCCGGCTCGGCGAGCTTCGAGATGGTCCGCCACCTCACGGACGTGCTCCCCGTCATGCCGGCGCCGCGCTGGGTGCTCAACCGGGTCCAGCCCATCGCCGTCCGGGACGCCCTGCACTACCTCGAGGCCGCCGCGGACCTCCCCTCCGACGTGAACCGGGCCTTCGACATCGGCGGACCGGACGTGCTCACCTATGCCGACATGATGCGCGGGTACGCGAAGGCCGCCGGGCTGCGCCCGCCCGTGATCCTCGCCCTGCCCGTGCTCACGCCATGGCTCGCGGCCCAGTGGGTCAACCTCGTGACCCCCATCCCGCGCGCCCTCGCGATCCCGCTCGTCGAATCGCTGCAGAACGACTGCGTGGTCCGCGAGCACAGCATCGACGCCTACGTGCCCCGGCCCGAGGGCGGCCTGACCTCCTACCAGCGGGCCGTGGAGCTCGCGCTCGGGAAGATCGCCAAGGGCGAGGTGGAGACCACGTGGGCCAGCTCCTCGCCGCTGGACGCCCCCAGCGACCCGCTGCCCAGCGACCCGGGCTGGTCCGGCGGGACCGTCTTCACCGATGTGCGGACGGAGGCCTCCACCGCACCGCCCGAGCGCCTCTGGGAGGTGGTCGAGGGGATCGGCGGCGAGAACGGCTGGTACTCCTTCCCCCTCGCGTGGGCCGTGCGCGGCTGGATCGACAAGGCCGTGGGCGGGGTGGGCCTGCGCCGCGGGCGCCGCAACCCCCACCGGCTCCAGCTCGGCGAGGCCCTGGACTGGTGGCGCGTCGAGGCCCTCGAGCCCGGCCGCCTCCTGCGCCTGCGCGCCGAGATGCGCGTGCCGGGGCGCGCCTGGCTCGAGATGACCGTCGAGCCCCGCGGCACCGGCAGCACCTACTCGCAGCGGGCCGTGTTCGTCCCCCATGGGCTGGCCGGGCGGCTGTACTGGTTCTCCGTGCTCCCCTTCCACGGCGTGATCTTCCGGGGCATGGCCTCGCGGATCGCCGCGGCGGCGGAGGCCGAGCGGTCCGCGCCCGCCCCCGCCGCACCCGCCGCTCCCGCGGCATCCGCCGCACCCGCCGCACCCGCCGCTCCCCGAGAGGACCATCCATGA
- a CDS encoding tryptophan-rich sensory protein has protein sequence MHQHHHTAGGARPRPLAAAVATAASAVAALLLAAWGSGAFGGTTVQDAAGGYLSATATPVAPAAAAFSIWSLIYLGLLAYAVWQFLPGALASGRQRALRPWAAASMLLNAAWLWAAQLGSPSVALPVSLAVMLALLAVLCRMLVLHLSTPSASFLESVVSDGTFGLYLGWICVATVANAAALVAALLGIAPGAAQPALPGGISAAAVAVVVLAVAAAVGVALALRGRISPLLSFAWGLAWIAVGRLAGPAPMPVVGVTAAVAAAVILAVAIAARLKAGRPGRPLAHRSKEAPA, from the coding sequence ATGCACCAGCACCATCACACCGCCGGCGGAGCCCGACCCAGGCCGCTGGCCGCCGCAGTCGCGACGGCCGCGTCCGCCGTCGCGGCGCTCCTCCTCGCCGCCTGGGGCTCCGGCGCGTTCGGGGGCACCACCGTCCAGGACGCCGCCGGCGGGTACCTCTCCGCGACGGCCACGCCCGTGGCGCCGGCGGCCGCCGCGTTCTCCATCTGGAGCCTGATCTACCTGGGCCTGCTGGCCTACGCCGTGTGGCAGTTCCTGCCCGGTGCCCTGGCCAGCGGGCGGCAGCGCGCGCTCAGGCCCTGGGCCGCGGCATCGATGCTCCTCAACGCCGCATGGCTGTGGGCGGCCCAGCTGGGCTCCCCCTCCGTGGCGCTGCCGGTCTCGCTCGCGGTCATGCTCGCCCTCCTTGCCGTGCTGTGCCGCATGCTCGTGCTCCACCTCAGCACCCCGTCGGCCTCTTTCCTAGAGTCCGTGGTCTCCGACGGCACCTTCGGCCTCTACCTCGGCTGGATCTGCGTGGCCACGGTCGCCAACGCCGCCGCCCTCGTGGCCGCACTGCTGGGCATCGCCCCCGGCGCTGCCCAGCCCGCACTGCCCGGCGGAATCAGCGCGGCGGCGGTGGCCGTCGTCGTCCTCGCGGTGGCCGCCGCCGTCGGGGTGGCCCTCGCCCTGCGCGGCCGGATCTCCCCCCTGCTCTCCTTCGCGTGGGGCCTCGCCTGGATCGCCGTGGGACGTCTCGCGGGACCGGCCCCGATGCCCGTGGTGGGCGTCACCGCGGCGGTCGCGGCCGCCGTCATCCTCGCCGTGGCGATCGCCGCGCGCCTGAAGGCCGGGCGCCCCGGCCGTCCCCTCGCCCACCGGTCCAAGGAGGCCCCAGCATGA
- a CDS encoding polyprenyl synthetase family protein, with protein sequence MRSATTTPGLTLPATRSRAAAEEPQGAGRRLTWDEVGPATERVLETWVATSRGTAGTPGLALLWERIEECLQGGKRLRPQLVFHAYSAFGGTDAEACATLGAAVELLHGALVVHDDVIDRDFMRRGRTNLAGQYREDAAARGLPDAEARHLGASIAVIAGDLLLAGAFRLADRACRDEELAPRIADVLHSAVTDAAAGELDDVLMAHDAERTVEDVLAMEQLKTAAYSFAAPLRLGAILAGAPAERAEDVARVGMLVGTAYQVIDDVLGTFGDAGQTGKSVTSDLREGKLTILTAYARTHPDVARHLAPGTAAPGEEADVDRVRAALEASGAESYALTLAHSMVTDALEEARRGDLPPALRSELTRICNHVLHRER encoded by the coding sequence ATGCGATCCGCGACCACGACCCCCGGTCTCACGCTTCCTGCCACCCGGTCCCGCGCTGCGGCCGAAGAGCCCCAGGGGGCCGGCCGCCGGCTCACCTGGGACGAGGTGGGGCCGGCCACCGAGCGGGTCCTCGAGACCTGGGTGGCCACCTCCCGCGGCACCGCCGGCACGCCGGGGCTCGCGCTCCTGTGGGAGCGGATCGAGGAGTGCCTCCAGGGCGGCAAGCGGCTGCGCCCGCAGCTCGTCTTCCACGCCTACTCGGCCTTCGGCGGCACCGACGCCGAGGCCTGCGCGACCCTCGGGGCCGCCGTCGAGCTCCTGCACGGGGCGCTCGTGGTGCACGATGACGTGATCGACCGCGACTTCATGCGCCGGGGCCGGACCAACCTGGCCGGCCAGTACCGCGAGGACGCGGCGGCGCGCGGCCTGCCCGACGCCGAGGCCCGCCACCTGGGCGCCTCCATCGCCGTCATCGCGGGCGACCTGCTCCTCGCCGGGGCCTTCCGCCTCGCGGACCGGGCATGCCGCGACGAGGAGCTGGCCCCGCGGATCGCGGACGTGCTGCACTCCGCGGTGACCGACGCGGCGGCCGGTGAGCTCGACGACGTGCTCATGGCCCACGACGCCGAGCGCACGGTCGAGGACGTCCTCGCCATGGAGCAGCTCAAGACCGCCGCCTACTCCTTCGCCGCCCCCCTGCGCCTCGGCGCCATCCTCGCCGGCGCCCCCGCGGAGCGCGCCGAGGACGTGGCCCGCGTCGGCATGCTCGTGGGCACCGCGTACCAGGTCATCGACGACGTCCTGGGCACCTTCGGCGACGCCGGCCAGACCGGCAAGTCCGTCACCTCGGACCTGCGCGAGGGCAAGCTGACCATCCTCACCGCCTACGCGCGCACCCACCCCGACGTGGCCCGCCACCTCGCCCCCGGCACGGCCGCGCCCGGCGAGGAGGCCGACGTCGACCGCGTCCGGGCGGCCCTCGAGGCCAGCGGCGCCGAGTCCTACGCGCTGACCCTCGCCCACTCGATGGTCACGGACGCGCTCGAGGAGGCGCGCCGCGGCGACCTCCCCCCGGCGCTGCGGTCCGAGCTGACCCGGATCTGCAACCACGTCCTCCACCGGGAGCGCTGA
- a CDS encoding phytoene/squalene synthase family protein, with the protein MGALEEYTAAAVAGAAVVIRRYSTSFGLACRLLGAGQREDIENVYALVRIADEAVDGAAAEAGLTGPQVLAQLDRLEEETGLALELGYSTNPVVHAFAQTARKAGIGRDLVAPFFASMRRDCDPHAHSEDSLGAYIYGSAEVVGLMCLRVFLSGLAVLPADRAAMEHSARCLGAAFQKVNFLRDLGQDGEELGRAYFPGVDPRRLTEQQKHALVADLRSDLDAALPGLRMLPQGSRRAVALAHSLFSELADRIDACPASVLVTTRVRVPGHVKLRLAAAAVAGTGPAFAPAVAGSPAAAEGRAA; encoded by the coding sequence ATGGGAGCCCTCGAGGAGTACACCGCCGCCGCCGTGGCCGGCGCCGCCGTCGTGATCCGGCGCTACTCGACCTCGTTCGGCCTCGCCTGCCGGCTCCTGGGGGCCGGGCAGCGCGAGGACATCGAGAACGTCTACGCCCTCGTGCGGATCGCCGACGAGGCTGTGGACGGGGCCGCCGCCGAGGCCGGCCTCACCGGCCCCCAGGTCCTCGCCCAGCTCGACCGGCTCGAGGAGGAGACCGGGCTCGCCCTCGAGCTCGGCTACAGCACCAACCCCGTGGTCCACGCCTTCGCCCAGACCGCGCGGAAGGCAGGGATCGGCCGGGACCTCGTGGCCCCGTTCTTCGCCTCGATGCGCCGCGACTGCGACCCGCATGCCCATTCCGAGGACTCCCTCGGCGCCTACATCTACGGCTCGGCCGAGGTGGTGGGCCTCATGTGCCTGCGCGTGTTCCTGTCCGGGCTGGCCGTGCTCCCCGCGGACCGCGCCGCGATGGAGCACTCGGCCCGCTGTCTCGGCGCGGCGTTCCAGAAGGTCAACTTCCTGCGCGACCTCGGGCAGGACGGCGAGGAGCTCGGCCGCGCCTACTTCCCCGGCGTTGACCCCCGGCGCCTGACCGAGCAGCAGAAGCACGCCCTCGTGGCGGACCTGCGCAGCGACCTCGACGCCGCCCTGCCGGGCCTGCGCATGCTCCCGCAGGGCTCCCGGCGCGCCGTGGCCCTCGCGCACTCGCTCTTCTCCGAGCTCGCGGACCGCATCGACGCCTGCCCGGCCTCGGTGCTGGTCACCACCCGGGTCCGCGTCCCCGGGCACGTGAAGCTGCGCCTCGCCGCCGCCGCGGTGGCGGGGACGGGTCCGGCGTTCGCGCCCGCGGTCGCGGGCTCGCCGGCGGCGGCCGAGGGGAGGGCGGCGTGA